TCTGAGTTTTCTTTCCAAACCTCACCATTGGTATAAACTTCCTTCTTCCATATAGGAACTGATGCCTTGATCTCATCAATCACGAATTTACACGCATCCATGGCGTCTGCTCGATGAACGGATGAGATTGCAACAATTACACTCGTTTCCCCAACCGGGACAGGGCCTAAACGGTGTGCCACTGCGATTGAGCTCAAGCTCCAGGATGATCTTGCTGACGTACAAATGGATTTGATACAACGTATTGCCATTGGGACATATGCTTCATATCTCAGCTCCAAGACCGTTTTTCCCTCGAATGTGTCCCTGGTCGTGCCAGAAAATGTTGCTATAGCCCCACAATGTGGTGAATGAACATAGTTgatgagtttgctgatgtcgaTAGGGGTATTCTCCTCTAATATCTCGATGAGATTTTTCTCCTCGTCTGACATTAGTTTTTTGGCCTTTAGGATTCTCTTCAACGACAAAAGTATCCAGTAAATAACCAAAACTTTAGCAGCTTTGCGGCTAGACCAAGTGGTTTATGAGATAGAGACAATCCAACAAGGCATCGTCATGTGTGTGACTGTAAAAAACAAGAGAACAGAACACATGTAGCTGAATGAAAAAGAACAAAAGAATTTAATGCTACATCCGAACAAAAAAACAATATAGACTCTTGCAAAATGGAGGAGGCAGATTCTTCCATGGCTAATTTTTTGTTCTTACATCCAATTGGCCCTTAGAACTTTTCTAGGGTTACCATAAAATTACCAAAAGAAATTCGTAGCAACGTTCCAATTCAAGTTATCCAGAAACGGAGATGAATGTTATTGCCATAACCGTACTAACATTAAACTAACAAATGTTATGTACAAGCCAAAATCAgcaaaaaattcaatttcaaatgactGTCCCATGCTTGAAAATTTACAGTGATTGTTCATAAACCTGTAATTACCATAGGGCAACAGGATTTGATCATCCCCTATAACTAACAAGAACCAAACGCTTTGACAGAAACCATACATGAACCTTTGCAACGGCACCAACGTCAAAGTATAAAACAATTATTTGCAACAAAGTAATCTTTTTAAGCTCAAGAACTCTAAATCCATGTCGCAAAGTAGCAACTCTTCTCAATCACTTACCGATCAATATCTCGAGTGCCAAGCAGCACTACAGATTATGAACACAAATTTGTTTTGATTATACTGTATTTGCAATCTAAAAGATAAATGAAGCAAAGTGAATCCATATTTTCAAGATTCTACTTCTCATCCGGGGTTGGATGCATATTTTGATCGAGTGGGCCGAAATGGATTAAGAGACCGTTCCCCATGAATTACGGgatgccaaaaaaattaaaactattgaaaaatattacatgtaaaatttcaataatttctgGTATGAGGTCAATGGAACCCCTGCTGGTGTATTCCTATTTCATCAACAGAAACAATAGGGCGAAATTCTAACATTTGTGCCCTACACAAATTGAAGAACCTTTGAATTGATAAATTAGTAATCCTTAGATCAAAATCCCAGATAAAACGAGCAATCAAACTCTCCAACTCACCATTTCTGCTCATGAAATCATTAATATCTACATCAAAAGTCAAATCTTCACTAACAATccagaaaacaagaaaacacCCTCCCCACAAACGAAGACACCATTTTTAGTTAATCTTGGTGATATATAACGCAAACAAATTGAGCATCTGCAGATTCTAGATAAGCAATCTCCATTAAAATAGTAACAACAATACaagcaagaaaaaaaattccaataaaATAAAGACAAAGCATGCTGAGAAAAATGATCAAATGTATGCATAAATTCCAACCTCGTAGATGAGAAGGGACATGGAAACCATGAAAAAGGAGTTGAAAACTTCGCTGGAGAGAAATAAGATTCCGTACTCACCTTTCTTGTCCAGATATGTTTCAGTTCAATGGAATAATCGAACGAGGGTATCCAATCCTTTGGGCTATTGTTAATGGGCGGGCTGCCTTTTATGAACTGGGTTGCTAGTAATACTTTTCAATGGACTTGTTCTGTTAACAACCAAAACAAGTTCTTTTTAAAATTGAGGATATAATTTACCAAGATTCTGATCTATAATATTTTCGATTTAACTTTTTGAcatctattttaaaaattaagaaaaggttataatttttttaaaaaaaagtgaggccatattttgaaattaaaacctATGGTCGTTTATCCACCAAATTTGCCCCCTCTATTGACTATTAGGTAGGATGGAGATCGGGTAGAGACTCATCCTGTAAGCCTCTATTGAATCCccttggataaaaattgagagtTTAATTTCTTCCGATCCCATACAGGTGTTGGGACTCAT
The window above is part of the Primulina huaijiensis isolate GDHJ02 unplaced genomic scaffold, ASM1229523v2 scaffold24871, whole genome shotgun sequence genome. Proteins encoded here:
- the LOC140967343 gene encoding molybdopterin synthase catalytic subunit-like; this translates as MSDEEKNLIEILEENTPIDISKLINYVHSPHCGAIATFSGTTRDTFEGKTVLELRYEAYVPMAIRCIKSICTSARSSWSLSSIAVAHRLGPVPVGETSVIVAISSVHRADAMDACKFVIDEIKASVPIWKKEVYTNGEVWKENSEFLERRDELQKPSSDNGSAGCRKKDFVDEGRGRRGCCNGKVKISDEMV